From one Streptomyces sp. R41 genomic stretch:
- the rpmG gene encoding 50S ribosomal protein L33 produces the protein MARNELRPVIKLRSTAGTGYTYVTRKNRRNDPDRMTLRKYDPVAGRHVDFREER, from the coding sequence ATGGCACGCAACGAACTCCGTCCGGTCATCAAGCTCCGGTCCACCGCCGGGACCGGCTACACCTACGTCACCCGCAAGAACCGCCGGAACGACCCGGACCGGATGACCCTGCGCAAGTACGACCCGGTCGCGGGCCGCCACGTCGACTTCCGAGAGGAGCGCTGA
- a CDS encoding DUF397 domain-containing protein — protein MADDVYNGMAATALDGVAWQKSRHSNSQGSCVEFARLPGGEVAVRNSRFPEGPALVYTRAEIEAMLLGIKDGEFDHLIAG, from the coding sequence ATGGCTGACGACGTGTACAACGGCATGGCTGCGACCGCGCTGGACGGGGTGGCCTGGCAGAAGAGCCGGCACAGCAACTCGCAGGGTTCCTGCGTGGAGTTCGCCCGGCTGCCCGGCGGCGAGGTGGCCGTGCGGAATTCGCGGTTCCCCGAGGGGCCCGCGCTCGTCTACACGCGTGCCGAGATAGAAGCGATGCTCCTGGGCATCAAGGACGGCGAGTTCGACCACCTGATCGCGGGCTGA
- a CDS encoding ArsR/SmtB family transcription factor — protein sequence MTTIGAHEDRLFAALANATRREVLRLLRDDGPQPVQAIADHFDMRRPSLSEHLKVLREAGLVSEERAGRQRIYRLEAAPLADVQDWLHPYERFWRDRLKGLGDLLDRMPDDDET from the coding sequence ATGACGACCATCGGGGCCCATGAGGACCGCCTCTTCGCCGCGCTCGCCAACGCCACCCGCCGAGAGGTGCTGCGGCTGCTGCGCGACGACGGGCCCCAGCCCGTCCAGGCGATCGCCGACCACTTCGACATGCGCCGCCCGAGCCTCTCGGAACACCTCAAGGTGCTCCGGGAGGCCGGCCTGGTGTCGGAGGAGCGCGCGGGACGGCAGCGGATCTACCGCCTGGAGGCCGCGCCGCTCGCCGACGTGCAGGACTGGCTCCACCCGTACGAGCGGTTCTGGCGCGACAGGCTCAAGGGCCTCGGCGATCTCCTGGACCGCATGCCCGACGATGACGAGACATGA
- a CDS encoding SRPBCC domain-containing protein: MSPVSQSEPADDLTTIRVDQFLPHPPAKVWRALTEPELLVQWQMQGSEDFRLEVGHQYTLTSVPRPNSKFSGTVDVRVLAYEPERMLRVRWADADPANPADWTITWTLEHEGRGTRLFLVHEGFDPDDPAQMMARKIMDGGWRSHVMRALGNALDRL; encoded by the coding sequence ATGAGCCCCGTTTCGCAGTCCGAGCCGGCGGATGACCTGACGACCATCCGCGTCGACCAGTTCCTCCCGCACCCGCCCGCCAAGGTCTGGCGCGCCCTCACCGAGCCCGAGCTGCTCGTGCAGTGGCAGATGCAGGGATCGGAGGACTTCCGGCTCGAAGTCGGCCACCAGTACACGCTGACATCGGTCCCGCGCCCCAACTCGAAGTTCTCCGGCACCGTTGACGTGCGCGTTCTCGCGTACGAGCCGGAGCGGATGCTGCGCGTCCGGTGGGCGGACGCCGATCCCGCCAATCCCGCGGATTGGACCATTACTTGGACACTGGAACACGAAGGCCGCGGTACGCGTCTGTTCCTAGTACACGAGGGATTCGATCCGGACGATCCCGCACAGATGATGGCGCGGAAGATCATGGACGGGGGCTGGAGGTCGCATGTGATGCGAGCTCTGGGGAATGCGCTGGACCGGCTGTAG
- the rpsN gene encoding 30S ribosomal protein S14 — MAKKSKIAKNEKRQEIVARHAARRAELKEIIRRPSSTDAERVAAQEELRRQPRDASATRVRNRDSVDGRPRGYLRTFGLSRVNLREQAHAGFLPGVRKSSW; from the coding sequence ATGGCGAAGAAGAGCAAGATCGCGAAGAACGAGAAGCGCCAGGAGATCGTCGCGCGGCACGCCGCCCGGCGGGCCGAGCTGAAGGAGATCATCCGCCGGCCGTCCTCGACGGATGCCGAACGGGTCGCGGCGCAGGAGGAACTGCGCAGGCAGCCGCGCGACGCGAGCGCCACCCGCGTACGCAACCGGGACAGCGTGGACGGCCGCCCGCGCGGTTATCTGCGTACCTTCGGCCTCTCCCGGGTGAATCTGCGTGAGCAAGCGCACGCCGGATTCCTCCCCGGGGTTCGCAAGTCCTCCTGGTAG
- a CDS encoding GTP-binding protein, with product MAELSVAIVGGLHADARRAAVERLLTAVPGSVALHHDLATAAAGTVVRTVRDRTGILSAGEAPLVNDCACCALREDLVPELERLADAGLTRLAIVELWDSVEPKAMAEVVASSGLTLTGVITAVDPALLLPYLGNGDDLADGGLAAAANDQRTVADTFARQLEYAPVLAVADSQEADDEDRALLAQLHPTARQVPINGTASADPDASGAGSAGPGLPGAGSSGPDVPAPGWFGSASVPGGSRSALAEAALAGFDVEAAAAAQHPACALLPAEADAHGVSTLVWHRRRPFHPERLYAALEDLTCAAARSRGRFWLADRPDTLLHWDAAGGALCVESAGPWLASLPDAAWDMVPPVRRAAAALDWHPEHGDCCQHLVFTSPGLDREGLELLLESCLLTDTEYAAGRAAWKRLPPAFDTLLEV from the coding sequence GTGGCCGAGCTCTCCGTCGCGATCGTCGGCGGACTGCACGCCGATGCCCGCAGGGCGGCCGTCGAGCGCCTGCTGACGGCCGTCCCGGGCAGCGTCGCGCTCCACCACGACCTGGCCACGGCCGCGGCGGGCACGGTCGTCCGTACGGTCCGTGACCGCACCGGCATCCTCTCCGCCGGCGAAGCGCCCCTGGTCAACGACTGCGCGTGCTGCGCACTGCGCGAGGACCTGGTGCCCGAACTGGAACGGCTCGCGGACGCCGGCCTCACCCGGCTCGCGATCGTCGAGCTGTGGGACTCCGTCGAGCCCAAGGCCATGGCCGAGGTCGTGGCGTCGAGCGGCCTGACGCTGACCGGCGTGATCACCGCCGTCGACCCGGCGCTGCTGCTCCCCTACCTCGGAAACGGCGACGACCTCGCCGACGGCGGCCTCGCCGCGGCCGCCAACGACCAGCGCACCGTCGCCGACACCTTCGCCCGCCAGCTCGAGTACGCCCCCGTCCTCGCCGTGGCCGACTCACAGGAGGCCGACGACGAGGACCGCGCCCTGCTCGCGCAGTTGCACCCGACGGCCCGCCAAGTACCCATCAACGGCACCGCTTCGGCGGACCCTGATGCGTCCGGGGCCGGCTCGGCGGGCCCCGGTCTGCCGGGTGCCGGGTCGTCCGGCCCGGACGTGCCGGCACCCGGGTGGTTCGGCTCGGCCTCAGTGCCGGGCGGGTCGCGCTCGGCGCTCGCCGAGGCCGCGCTCGCCGGGTTCGACGTCGAGGCCGCCGCCGCGGCCCAGCACCCCGCCTGTGCGCTGCTCCCGGCCGAGGCCGACGCGCACGGTGTCTCCACCCTCGTATGGCACCGGCGCCGTCCGTTCCACCCGGAGCGGCTGTATGCCGCACTGGAGGACCTGACCTGCGCGGCCGCGCGCAGCCGGGGGCGGTTCTGGCTCGCGGACCGGCCCGACACGCTGCTGCACTGGGACGCCGCCGGGGGAGCGCTGTGCGTGGAGAGCGCGGGCCCGTGGCTCGCCTCGCTGCCGGACGCGGCGTGGGACATGGTCCCGCCGGTGCGCCGGGCCGCCGCCGCGCTCGACTGGCACCCGGAGCACGGGGACTGCTGCCAGCACCTCGTCTTCACCTCGCCCGGGCTCGACCGCGAGGGGCTCGAACTGCTCCTGGAGTCCTGCCTGTTGACCGACACCGAGTACGCCGCCGGGCGCGCCGCCTGGAAGCGGCTCCCGCCCGCCTTCGACACCCTCCTGGAAGTCTGA
- a CDS encoding VOC family protein — protein sequence MKPMEPTNITHASFVTLPVADQERALRFYTDVLGFEVTADRDMPPGRWLQVAPKGAQTVFTLSGPGMGGFVPGETRGIMLVTTDVDADCARLAAAGVTVEGPDDLPWGRMASFRDPDGNGLMLITEKEGF from the coding sequence ATGAAACCCATGGAACCCACGAACATCACCCACGCCTCCTTCGTCACCCTCCCGGTCGCCGACCAGGAGCGCGCCCTGCGCTTCTACACGGACGTACTCGGCTTCGAGGTCACCGCGGACCGGGACATGCCTCCCGGGCGGTGGCTGCAGGTCGCGCCCAAGGGGGCGCAGACCGTCTTCACGCTCTCGGGTCCGGGGATGGGCGGTTTCGTGCCCGGCGAGACCCGGGGGATCATGTTGGTCACGACCGATGTCGACGCCGACTGCGCGCGGCTCGCCGCCGCGGGCGTCACGGTGGAAGGTCCCGACGACCTCCCCTGGGGCCGCATGGCCTCGTTCCGCGACCCGGACGGCAACGGTCTGATGCTGATCACGGAGAAGGAAGGCTTCTGA
- the rpmB gene encoding 50S ribosomal protein L28: MSAHCMLTGARPGFGNQISHSHRRTSRRFDPNVQRKRYWLPSEGRYVRLRLSAKGIKTVDTIGVEAAVARIRARGVKV; this comes from the coding sequence TTGTCCGCCCACTGCATGCTGACCGGCGCCCGGCCGGGCTTCGGCAACCAGATCTCGCACTCCCACCGGCGCACCTCCCGCCGTTTCGACCCGAACGTCCAGCGCAAGCGCTACTGGCTGCCGAGCGAGGGCCGCTACGTACGGCTGCGGCTGAGCGCGAAGGGGATCAAGACGGTCGACACGATCGGCGTCGAGGCGGCGGTGGCGCGGATCCGCGCCCGGGGAGTGAAGGTCTGA
- a CDS encoding type B 50S ribosomal protein L31, which yields MREGIHPAYGPVVFRDRAANHAFLTRSTMTSEKTIEWEDGNTYPVVDVEISNVSHPFYTGNARVLDTAGRVERFERRYGKRS from the coding sequence ATGCGCGAGGGAATCCACCCGGCGTACGGCCCGGTCGTCTTCCGGGACCGCGCCGCGAACCACGCCTTCCTCACCCGCTCGACCATGACGAGTGAGAAGACGATCGAGTGGGAGGACGGCAACACCTACCCGGTGGTCGACGTCGAGATCTCGAACGTCAGCCACCCCTTCTACACGGGCAACGCGCGCGTCCTGGACACGGCCGGGCGCGTCGAGCGCTTCGAGCGCCGTTACGGAAAGCGGAGCTGA
- the rpsR gene encoding 30S ribosomal protein S18: MPRKTERKPAKSRPNPLDRDGITYIDYKDTDLLRKFVSDRGKIRSRRVTRVTARQQRMLARAIKNAREMALLPYSSR; encoded by the coding sequence ATGCCCCGCAAGACCGAACGCAAGCCCGCCAAGTCCCGCCCGAATCCGCTGGACCGCGACGGGATCACGTACATCGACTACAAGGACACCGATCTGCTGCGGAAGTTCGTCTCCGACCGCGGCAAGATCCGCAGCCGTCGCGTCACGCGCGTGACCGCGCGGCAGCAGCGGATGCTGGCCCGCGCCATCAAGAACGCGCGGGAGATGGCGCTGCTGCCGTACTCGTCCCGGTAG